One window of the Salvia splendens isolate huo1 chromosome 1, SspV2, whole genome shotgun sequence genome contains the following:
- the LOC121742489 gene encoding transcription factor SAC51-like, whose translation MATAKESQAHQKFTARNSSYTDYMGMYYCQRTTANDAFIEQYASDSPSLKAGQQGAVVRFRPPHCNIRYATGDPYRKGSHCTMPCCPGVVDRQPVGAPQRRFLIFDQSKNHTRLFFRPSFSTLNRIFMSKTPASANGSFAKVDARVNHCILMKPVVEEKWDENHPSYGEGEMDEDTVEINALLYSDSDEDDEVTSTGHSLPLSLDELTEEVASSDHKSSKRKRLLDGRDEKSSFETSRRRLPHSYEDDEVGSRYSGDDDRSKMVKIRKALKMLESIIPGLDESDPLSIIDGAVAYLKAMKSEAESLRRRKGATWTP comes from the coding sequence ATGGCCACGGCCAAAGAGTCTCAGGCGCATCAGAAGTTCACTGCTCGGAATTCATCATATACGGATTATATGGGAATGTACTACTGCCAGAGAACTACTGCCAATGATGCCTTTATAGAACAGTATGCTTCTGATTCACCTAGCTTGAAAGCAGGCCAACAAGGTGCAGTCGTCAGGTTCCGGCCGCCTCACTGCAATATACGTTATGCTACTGGTGACCCTTATCGGAAAGGCTCACATTGTACCATGCCCTGTTGCCCTGGGGTCGTAGATAGGCAGCCAGTTGGTGCTCCTCAGAGGAGGTTCCTTATCTTTGATCAGTCTAAAAATCACACCCGACTGTTCTTCCGCCCATCATTTTCTACCCTCAACCGGATATTTATGTCCAAGACTCCCGCCAGCGCTAATGGCTCGTTTGCAAAAGTAGACGCTCGTGTCAACCACTGCATCTTAATGAAACCCGTGGTCGAAGAAAAATGGGATGAAAACCATCCCTCCTACGGGGAGGGAGAGATGGATGAAGATACTGTTGAGATCAACGCTCTGCTCTACTCTGACAGTGATGAGGACGATGAAGTGACTAGCACGGGGCACTCCCTGCCACTCAGCCTCGACGAACTAACAGAAGAAGTAGCGAGCTCTGATCACAAGTCTTCGAAAAGGAAAAGGCTGCTCGATGGAAGGGACGAGAAATCATCATTTGAGACTAGCAGAAGGCGGCTGCCACACAGTTACGAGGATGATGAAGTGGGGTCGAGGTACTCCGGGGATGATGACCGCAGCAAGATGGTTAAAATCCGCAAGGCGCTGAAGATGCTCGAGAGCATCATCCCGGGATTGGACGAGAGCGATCCGCTGTCCATAATCGACGGGGCAGTGGCATACCTGAAAGCTATGAAATCGGAGGCCGAGTCTCTCCGGAGACGGAAAGGGGCCACGTGGACCCCCTGA